The proteins below are encoded in one region of Micromonospora pisi:
- a CDS encoding ATP-binding cassette domain-containing protein codes for MRLLRDLWATSPRRVAAVACLIVLGAVGQASASALAGPVLVDRSAALFAVLAVALVVAVLSDLVVGLIAAGLTADWAADVRRRLCRVALGQDLPRLETTPVGELLDRIDGDVYQVASELRGSGVRIAQMLSVGLLSIVVAIGVWWPAGLVMLLLALLLALGLSAPTQRIGPARMHEEEAWSDLAAVMEESIHGQDDIRTSLARPYVLRAFAQRASEVLARARVVWGMSARVATIAVGVTRAGIAAVVLGGVWALTTDRVDGARLTAVWLLALAFGATIEHVSRMVPELQYALGAWGRVQLLRDSPQEPTGGAAPTDGDLEIRGLTFGYGSTGSDGGHRAALRDVRLSFVRGRSYALIGRTGSGKSTLAKVLTRAVDVPRGTVFLGGTDLLDLDIEGLRRWIGVVPQRTEILAGTLAENVALFDPELREQATRALHELGLTDWVADLPDGIETKLGEGGYVLSAGQEQLVAFARILVRDPHVVILDEATARMDPVTEARVQAATERLLRDRIGIVIAHRLSSVRRCDDVVVLADGEVLEAGPLRTSQRFARLLASGQAAVHAEPVRRVEHPVGVGAGIGASGVLARTDPDVDSWQLGEDLGSETVPAPTDREVADLPPIPVVRERLAAAPKADPPPLPEPAPARTLREIFRLAANDPRFGLGALLLFVFMVLLGLDGAIMPWLWADLVDGLGDPFWPAVGIVAGLLLTVPMSYYTARWFPEWWVRQMLRISLRLVHGQTGPRRVSAHTPAEVVAQGGDTERVVMLADNLLDQAACFVLLISMTVVSGTLVPALFFGGTMLVSGLAAALFGPLLERSARKTVAARAAFATALVSSLSAARTVKLAGASEPVLAHLARLDVVRSDRQRREISTMVWARSTPSMIGGLLPIAAWALYLSGSLSSGATLVAVSTLGAARWFAWTTASLVSQVPSARVWTRRTVAMTGIGVYSAPVPGVDISTGTAPAPVAPPRHPLRRLDLVGFTAVHEDGTVGVRDVDLTVETGQLVLVVGPVGAGKSSLLRALAGIVHHAGALRWNGQPVTEPEHFLRPNQVGYVAQLPRVLSGTVADNIRLGHEVDAAGAVSTAQLEHDLAAVGGGLGLLIGHKGTRLSGGQLQRLALARALAPRTELLIADDVSSALDVTTELELWRALRGHGVTVVGSTSKRAALAQADLVVVLIEGEAVAQGTWRDLEDHWGHLAG; via the coding sequence ATGCGCCTGCTCCGCGATCTGTGGGCCACCTCACCGCGCCGGGTCGCGGCCGTGGCCTGCCTCATCGTGCTCGGTGCCGTCGGGCAGGCCAGCGCGTCCGCGCTCGCCGGGCCGGTCCTGGTAGACCGCTCGGCGGCCCTCTTCGCCGTGCTCGCCGTCGCGCTGGTCGTCGCGGTCCTCAGCGACCTGGTGGTGGGACTCATCGCCGCCGGGCTGACCGCCGACTGGGCGGCCGACGTACGGCGCCGGCTCTGCCGGGTCGCGCTCGGACAGGACCTGCCGAGGCTGGAGACCACACCCGTCGGCGAACTGCTCGACCGGATCGACGGCGACGTCTACCAGGTCGCCTCCGAACTGCGCGGCAGCGGAGTCAGGATCGCCCAGATGCTCTCCGTCGGGCTGCTCTCGATCGTGGTCGCGATCGGCGTCTGGTGGCCGGCCGGACTGGTGATGCTGCTGCTCGCCCTGCTGCTGGCACTCGGGTTGAGCGCACCGACACAGCGGATCGGGCCGGCCCGGATGCACGAGGAGGAAGCCTGGTCCGACCTGGCCGCCGTGATGGAGGAGTCGATCCACGGCCAGGACGACATCCGCACCAGTCTGGCCCGACCGTACGTGCTGCGGGCCTTCGCCCAACGCGCCAGCGAGGTGCTGGCCAGGGCGAGGGTGGTCTGGGGCATGTCGGCCCGGGTCGCCACCATCGCCGTCGGGGTGACCCGGGCCGGCATCGCCGCGGTGGTGCTCGGCGGGGTCTGGGCGCTCACGACCGACCGGGTCGACGGTGCCCGACTCACCGCCGTCTGGCTGCTCGCCCTCGCCTTCGGCGCGACCATCGAGCATGTCAGCCGGATGGTGCCCGAGTTGCAGTACGCCCTCGGCGCCTGGGGCCGGGTGCAGTTGCTGCGCGACTCGCCGCAGGAGCCCACCGGCGGCGCCGCCCCGACCGACGGTGACCTGGAGATACGCGGGCTCACGTTCGGCTACGGCAGCACCGGCTCCGACGGCGGGCACCGCGCCGCACTGCGGGACGTACGGCTCAGTTTCGTCAGGGGACGTTCGTACGCCCTGATCGGGCGGACCGGCTCGGGCAAGTCGACCCTGGCCAAGGTGCTCACCCGGGCGGTGGACGTACCCCGTGGCACCGTCTTCCTGGGCGGGACCGACCTGCTCGACCTCGACATCGAGGGCCTGCGTCGGTGGATCGGGGTGGTTCCGCAGCGGACCGAGATCCTGGCCGGGACGCTCGCCGAGAACGTCGCCCTGTTCGACCCGGAACTGCGCGAACAGGCCACGCGGGCGTTGCACGAACTCGGCCTGACCGACTGGGTGGCCGACCTGCCCGACGGGATCGAGACCAAGCTAGGTGAGGGAGGGTACGTCCTCTCCGCCGGCCAGGAGCAGCTCGTCGCGTTCGCCCGGATCCTGGTCCGTGACCCGCACGTGGTGATCCTCGACGAGGCCACCGCCCGGATGGACCCGGTCACCGAGGCCCGCGTACAGGCCGCCACCGAGCGACTGCTGCGGGACCGGATCGGCATCGTCATCGCACACCGCCTCTCGTCGGTGCGACGCTGCGACGACGTGGTCGTGCTGGCCGACGGCGAGGTGCTCGAGGCCGGGCCGCTCCGTACGTCGCAACGGTTCGCCCGGTTGCTGGCTAGCGGTCAGGCCGCGGTACACGCGGAACCGGTCCGCCGGGTCGAGCACCCGGTCGGCGTTGGCGCGGGGATCGGCGCGAGCGGTGTTCTGGCCCGTACCGATCCGGATGTCGACTCGTGGCAGCTCGGGGAGGATCTCGGGTCGGAGACCGTACCGGCGCCGACGGACCGGGAGGTCGCAGACCTTCCACCGATCCCGGTGGTACGGGAGCGACTCGCCGCCGCGCCGAAGGCCGACCCGCCGCCGTTGCCGGAGCCGGCGCCGGCACGGACGCTGCGGGAGATCTTCCGACTCGCCGCCAACGACCCCCGCTTCGGGCTCGGGGCGCTCCTCCTGTTCGTGTTCATGGTGCTGCTCGGCCTGGACGGCGCGATCATGCCGTGGCTCTGGGCCGACCTGGTGGACGGACTCGGTGACCCATTCTGGCCGGCCGTCGGGATCGTGGCCGGGCTGCTGCTCACCGTGCCGATGTCGTACTACACGGCGCGATGGTTCCCGGAGTGGTGGGTCCGGCAGATGCTGCGGATCAGCCTGCGGCTGGTGCACGGCCAGACCGGGCCACGCCGGGTCAGCGCGCACACCCCGGCCGAGGTCGTCGCCCAGGGCGGCGACACCGAGCGGGTGGTGATGCTGGCGGACAACCTGCTCGACCAGGCTGCCTGCTTCGTACTGCTGATCTCGATGACGGTGGTCTCGGGGACGCTGGTGCCGGCGCTCTTCTTCGGCGGCACGATGCTCGTCTCCGGGCTGGCCGCCGCCCTCTTCGGGCCGTTGTTGGAGCGGTCCGCGCGCAAGACCGTCGCGGCTCGCGCCGCCTTCGCCACCGCGTTGGTGTCGTCGCTGTCCGCGGCGCGAACGGTGAAACTCGCGGGCGCGAGCGAGCCGGTGCTGGCTCACCTGGCCCGGCTCGACGTGGTCCGCAGCGACCGGCAGCGGCGGGAGATCTCCACGATGGTCTGGGCCAGGTCGACCCCGTCGATGATCGGCGGCCTGCTGCCGATCGCGGCCTGGGCGCTCTATCTCTCCGGCTCACTGTCGTCGGGCGCGACCCTGGTGGCGGTCTCGACCCTGGGCGCCGCCCGGTGGTTCGCCTGGACCACGGCCTCCCTGGTCTCCCAGGTTCCCTCGGCCCGGGTCTGGACCCGTCGTACGGTGGCGATGACCGGGATCGGCGTGTACTCGGCCCCCGTGCCGGGGGTGGACATCTCGACCGGGACCGCGCCGGCCCCGGTCGCGCCGCCGCGCCATCCGCTGCGCCGGTTGGACCTGGTCGGCTTCACCGCCGTGCACGAGGACGGCACGGTCGGTGTCCGCGACGTGGACCTGACCGTCGAGACCGGACAACTGGTGCTGGTGGTCGGTCCGGTGGGTGCGGGCAAGTCGTCGCTGCTGCGCGCGCTGGCCGGAATCGTCCACCACGCCGGGGCGCTGCGCTGGAACGGGCAACCGGTCACCGAGCCCGAGCACTTCCTCCGCCCGAACCAGGTCGGATACGTCGCACAACTGCCCCGGGTGCTCTCCGGTACGGTCGCCGACAACATCCGGCTCGGCCACGAGGTCGACGCGGCCGGTGCGGTCTCCACCGCCCAACTGGAGCATGACCTGGCCGCGGTCGGGGGTGGGCTCGGGCTGCTGATCGGCCACAAGGGCACCCGGCTCTCCGGTGGTCAGCTCCAGCGGCTCGCCCTGGCCCGGGCGCTGGCACCGCGTACCGAGTTGTTGATCGCCGACGACGTCTCGTCCGCTCTCGACGTCACCACCGAGTTGGAACTCTGGCGGGCACTGCGCGGACACGGCGTGACCGTCGTCGGGTCGACGTCGAAGCGTGCCGCGTTGGCCCAGG